In one Thermosipho ferrireducens genomic region, the following are encoded:
- the nusG gene encoding transcription termination/antitermination protein NusG, whose amino-acid sequence MRKRWYILQTLAGYEAAAKENLEAKVKAQGVEHLISRVLLPEETIIDASSKSIERHIVSSNAKLYVVNGKEVKKGELLAEEPAVRVRRDGKIVEVRNAKKIVIETADKKFTKTYVIPQKSKPITGLKIGGYVRQGMPLTEDEEIICELDGKIVYTERMKRVVVKNKIGEEDVYALPYETVNTELVKKGTNVKVGQVLAEPKKVLSKSSGRVEVIDFPAKKEIRILKVKSRKLFPGYIFVEMIMNDELWHFVRTVPGIIDFVSSGGRPLPIKDSEAQVVLRLSGEEEYEAKKPKQLKVEFDFEVGDVVKIVSGPFEGFVGNVKEINPEHSELKVMVTIFGRETPVTVHTSEVERID is encoded by the coding sequence ATGAGAAAAAGATGGTATATTTTGCAAACACTGGCCGGATATGAGGCCGCCGCTAAAGAAAACCTTGAGGCAAAGGTTAAAGCTCAAGGTGTGGAACATTTGATTAGCAGAGTTCTTTTGCCGGAAGAGACCATAATAGATGCCTCTTCGAAATCTATTGAGAGGCATATAGTTTCGTCTAATGCAAAATTATATGTGGTAAATGGAAAAGAGGTTAAAAAAGGAGAGCTGTTAGCGGAAGAACCAGCAGTAAGAGTTAGAAGAGACGGAAAAATAGTTGAAGTTAGAAATGCAAAGAAAATAGTTATTGAAACAGCTGATAAAAAATTTACTAAAACATATGTAATTCCCCAGAAAAGTAAACCGATTACAGGTTTAAAAATTGGTGGCTATGTAAGGCAGGGGATGCCCCTTACAGAAGATGAAGAAATAATATGCGAACTTGATGGAAAAATAGTTTACACAGAAAGAATGAAAAGAGTTGTGGTAAAAAACAAAATAGGCGAGGAAGATGTTTACGCTCTTCCATATGAAACAGTTAACACAGAATTGGTAAAAAAAGGAACCAATGTAAAGGTTGGACAGGTTCTTGCAGAGCCAAAAAAAGTTCTTTCAAAAAGTTCTGGACGTGTTGAAGTGATAGATTTTCCTGCAAAGAAAGAAATACGGATTTTAAAAGTAAAAAGCCGAAAGTTATTTCCAGGATATATTTTTGTGGAAATGATTATGAATGACGAGTTATGGCATTTTGTGCGAACAGTTCCTGGAATAATAGACTTTGTGTCTTCTGGTGGAAGGCCCCTTCCTATTAAAGATAGCGAAGCTCAGGTTGTTTTAAGGTTATCTGGAGAAGAAGAATATGAAGCCAAGAAACCGAAACAATTGAAAGTGGAATTTGATTTTGAAGTAGGAGATGTTGTAAAGATTGTTTCAGGACCATTTGAAGGATTCGTTGGTAATGTAAAGGAGATCAACCCAGAACACAGTGAACTGAAAGTTATGGTTACAATATTTGGTAGGGAAACACCTGTAACGGTTCATACATCCGAAGTGGAAAGAATAGATTAA
- the rpmG gene encoding 50S ribosomal protein L33, which produces MRIQVALKCGECGTKNYYTTREKNKKQKLQLRKYCPKCNKHTQHVETKA; this is translated from the coding sequence GTGAGAATACAGGTTGCTCTTAAATGTGGTGAATGTGGAACAAAAAATTATTATACGACTCGCGAAAAAAATAAAAAGCAAAAATTGCAGCTTAGAAAATACTGTCCTAAATGCAATAAACATACTCAGCACGTAGAGACAAAGGCATAA
- the secE gene encoding preprotein translocase subunit SecE: protein MEKLRKFFREVRAEVKKTHWPNRKELWGATGVVLLILAFTGVYFFVLDLIFSGTLGAILKLF, encoded by the coding sequence ATGGAAAAATTGAGGAAGTTTTTTAGAGAAGTAAGGGCAGAAGTTAAGAAGACTCACTGGCCAAATCGAAAAGAGCTCTGGGGAGCCACAGGAGTTGTTTTGTTGATCCTGGCATTTACGGGAGTTTATTTCTTTGTACTGGATCTTATCTTCTCAGGAACACTTGGAGCGATTTTGAAGCTTTTCTAA
- the rplK gene encoding 50S ribosomal protein L11, translating to MAKKVVAEVRLQLEAGKATPAPPVGPALGQRGVNLMEFCKKFNAATADKAGMLIPVIVTVYEDRSFTFVTKTPPASFLLKRAAKVNSGSQEPKRKIVGKVTRDQLKEIAEIKKEDLNANDIEAAIKIIEGTAKSMGLEVVD from the coding sequence ATGGCAAAGAAGGTAGTTGCAGAGGTCAGGTTGCAACTGGAAGCCGGAAAGGCTACGCCAGCGCCACCAGTAGGTCCAGCATTAGGTCAGCGTGGCGTAAATTTGATGGAATTTTGTAAAAAGTTTAACGCGGCAACTGCGGATAAAGCAGGAATGCTTATTCCAGTTATAGTAACTGTTTATGAAGACAGATCTTTCACTTTTGTGACCAAGACACCACCAGCTTCATTTTTGCTAAAAAGAGCTGCAAAAGTTAATTCTGGTTCACAGGAGCCAAAGAGAAAAATAGTTGGTAAAGTGACACGAGATCAGTTAAAAGAAATAGCGGAAATAAAAAAAGAAGATTTAAATGCAAATGATATTGAAGCGGCTATAAAGATAATTGAAGGAACTGCAAAAAGTATGGGTTTAGAGGTAGTAGATTAA